The following DNA comes from Musa acuminata AAA Group cultivar baxijiao chromosome BXJ1-4, Cavendish_Baxijiao_AAA, whole genome shotgun sequence.
TTATCATCTTTGcttggcttttttttttctcagatgTGGAATTCCTTGTCTGATGGTGCTTGCACTAGAACACTCCGGCAACATTCTGATTATGTTACTTGTCTCGCTGCTGCTGAGAAAAATGTAATTAGTAATACATACTTTTTTGGGTTAATGAaacaaatgacttcctttttgaaCATTGGCTTTATGCAGTATGCCTTcttttgttatatattttttgaatgcaAACATATTCTCGTTCTGATCTACCACTTATCTTAATGTTTATAATCTTTTTAACATCATGTATATTAGAGCAACATTGTTGCCTCGGGGGGACTAGGTGGTGAGGTTTTCATATGGGACGTTGATGCAGCTCTTTCACCGATTGCTAAGCCTGTTGACACAACTGAAGATAAGATTTCCAATGGAAATGATGGGCATCCATTGTCAAGTTTGTGCTGTAGCAATGCAGACAATAACATGTCAATTCACAACTCTCAATCCCATGGGTACAGTCCCATTCCTGCAAAGGGCCATAAAGAGTCAGTTTATGCTCTAGCAATGAATGATAGTGGGACCCTGCTTGTATCTGGTGGAACTGAAAAGGTGACCTTAAATTcctataatattttatcatcctTCACCTGTTAATTACATAAAGTATGTCTTCTGTACCCAATTCTGTAACAAATACTGCCACTATGTTCCATATGTGATGTTTAAATTCGGTTTTAGCAAATTCAGCTGAATATTTTAGTTGGTTTTATTGTTTCAACATAGGTTGTACGTGTTTGGGATCCAAGAACTGGTTCAAAAAAGATGAAACTAAAAGGTCACACTGACAACATCAGGGCTTTGCTTCTTGATTCTACTGGCAGGTTAGTGTGTGAACTTCCTGTCTGCCTTGACTGCTTTTACTGGCTCTACAACAAAATAGTATGCAtcatttatttcattttgttCCTGAACATATAAGTTGATCAGATGTCTCATTCCATGTTAGCCATCAGAGAAATCCCTGCAGGTTGTCTGATGGTTCACCAGTAATCTTTCAGACATAGCCATAGTTGTTCTGTAATATCCATCTGTTGTCATGATATAAACATAGTTATTAAGAAATTTCTTGAAATTAAAAAtatctgatgcttcaagaaaggcaaCGATAGATTTGAATGGAGCAGGTTAGAGCAAAACAGTGTTGATGCAACTGTACAATTTCTTACAGTTTTTGTTAAATATACttagtatctcttttacaattaaAGGTTCTTTAATGCAACTGATAGTTATGAAGAATGATTGTTCTTGCACGAATCAGAATCTAGGATATGCTAGGCAGACTTGAGTTGTAAGCCTTGTTCCATGATAGAAAACATATGGAATATAAAGCAATAGTTAAAGGCAAACAAAATGAATTTGGAACTTAGAGATGATCTCAATGAATACATCCAACACGAAAAAGATGATCCATCTCTTTAAATGCTATTTCTTTGCATTCTTATATGTTTATAAATTTGGCAACAAATTAGATAGATAGGCATTCCCTGACTTCTCATTAGCATATACGCGGAGATATTGAGGAAATGGCCTTTGGGGATGTAATTGTCTGAAAAAATGACAATAGTTGAAGTTGTCTAGTAGGTGTTTCAGAATGTAGTAACATGGCGCATATGTTGAAGAGATCATCTGGAGTGTCCTTTGGTGGATAAATGCATTCTTTGCTGTACAAGTTACCCTCTGAATTGTGGAAGCAAATAAAAATGTAATAAATAGTAGCCACCAAGATCCTAGCAAGGACTTCAAGAAATGGCTATTACATCCATGTGGCACTTAGGACTGGACGAACTGTTTAGCTTGAAGAATGATCTCATGctaaataaatgaaataaatcttgTCAGCATTACATTTCACTGCTTCCATAAAGCTCTTGGTTCTGAGCTCGTCTATCTTCTTCTCTCCATAACTTGTGATTTTTCATCTTGTTTAATCCTGATTGAGAAAACAAATAATGGAGAATTCATTCCTAGAAAATTAATTTCAAGAGTTGGTATTCTGATAGGACTGGACCTACTTTGAAAGCCAAAATTCTTCAGCCATAACTGTCTATGGCCAGACTCTACTTGCAGCACCAAGAATGATGAAGAATCTTTTTGGTAAATTACACATTGGAACACCTTGCACAAAAATTGCTGTTCGTAGTGAAGATTCTTTGAAATAGATTAATTGATTGGAGCTCTCCTGGCCACCTGCACCTTTTGTTAATTTTTTGAAATCTGTTTGTATCTGTAAGATCTCAGTTTCATGTTTGCTAACACGGTATTTAATCATAACTTGCTAAAATTGTTTCGGCTAAATGAAATAAGCTTCTTTCTGCCCTTGGCCTATCTCTTTCTTGTAGACAACAATCATGTGTAAACTTAATTTCATTCTAGTCGCTTGTGATCTTATTCAAGGATTTTATAAATGCTGTTGCATCGACACAAGTATGCATTAAGTTGAAAGGGAAAAGAGGGGGAACAtcgagaagaaagagagagacaaGAGAGATGGAAATTTACCTGTTCTGATTCTAATGAGGTTGTCCTTAGCTGTTATATTTTGGTTGAGTTGGAAGAAGATAGCACTTATAGGATATTGGCTATGCCATTGAATTGAAACCCAAAAAGAAAGGAAATTATGTTTACACTAGATTGGCTAAAGCTTACAGTAACTTGCACacaaaagaaagagaaattaAACCTTGTGATAAATGCTGCCCAAGATCAGACTTTTCATTCACACGATATTGGCTAAACCTTATAGTAACATGCAcacaaaagagaaacaaaaatccaACCTTGTGAACAAATGCTCCATGATATCATCATTTTCAGGCTTGGAACAGTACATGCTGTCCAATGCCGGTTAGGAACGGTTGAAGGGAAAATCTTTGCTCTTGTTACAAAATCCTATACCACAATGCATAACTAAGAAGCATTATGTGACTATGTTTGACTGGCTAGCTAATCTTTCTAACAATGGACTTGAAGGGGGTGCTCTTGCTGTGATGTTAATCTTTGTTGACATGTTACATGCATATCTTTGGTCATCCTAGCTTTGCCTTGTCATTCTTATTTTAGCTAGCCCTTCTCCACCctagcattattttgtttcaaaacATGGTTTATTTGATTTGGTAATTTTATCACTTCGTACTCCATAGTCTGCTGAATAGCCACCTTAGCATGTATCTTGATGCTCATTGTTTACTTATCAGCCTGGCACCTCCACTTTATAGTTAGTCAACGACTCAACATCATATCGAAATGCCTTGACTGCCTTAATGACACCTTTATGCCTACTTTTGAATTAACTTTCTAATCTGTAATATTTGTCATTATGTTGTTGGTATAGATACATGCTATTTACTACATTCAAATTGAAACTTGATTATCTTCTGCAGGCTTTGCTTATCAGGTTCATCTGATTCAATGATTCGGTATGAAATACTATAATCTTTTTATATCTCTTGTTAATAGGTAAAGTTTTTGTTGTCTCCTAAGGGAAATGAGctgttctttttttgtttattttattaaaaaggaTTGTCAGAGACTCAGATATCATTTGTTGTAGTAATTGTTTATGTGCCAAATTCCATGTACATCAAATAATTTAGGTAGAATTAAGTCTTATGGaaaaaattatcattttctttttctatatGATACTGAAAGTTACTTGATTGACATAACTTTTTAGCTTAGCATAACATAACTGAATCTGGAACTTTATGGATTAATGTCATTTGTGAAACTTCTAAGCATGCTTAGTTGAGGTGCTCTGTCTTGTGTAGCCTGTGGGATCTTGGTCAACAGCGCTGTGTACACTGTTATGCTGTTCATACAGATTCAGTCTGGGCACTTGCCAGCACCCCAACATTCACACATGTTTATAGTGGTGGTAGAGACCTATCTGTAAGTATGACAGCTCCCTTATCTTCTTAAGGTTTAAAACTGATCACTGTCTGATGTGTACCATCTCTACATGAATATGGATATATTAGTTGTACCTGACAGACTTGTCAACAAGAGAGAGCATTTTGCTTTGCACAAAAGAGGATCCAATTTTACAAATGGCCTTACAAGACGATAGTATATGGATAGCAACAACAAATTCCTCTGTAGACAGGTTTCCAGCTGAAGTACATAATCCTCAGAAGATTTTTCAAAGAGGCGGTTCATTCATAGCAGGAAATTTGTCATTTACAAGGGCAAGAGCTTCTTTAGAAGGATCTGCTCCTGTAAGTCATAGCATGCAGTAGTGTGAGACATTATGTTAAATGAAAAATAAGTTACCTGTTTTTGGCTGCTTGCTTACTGTTGGATATCTTAGGTTGAACTTTATATTattagtttacaagttcaaactgTCAAGTTCAGCAGTTCCTCCTGCACCCTTTGTCTACACCTTAGAAGAGCTGCCTCTGCTTTCTTCATTTCCTCAGAAGAGTTGTGAACATGAGGGTTTGTTTCCTTTTTTGGTGAAGTAAACACAaagatttgcttttgaaattcatgatTCATGCTAATAGACTGGGGCAGGGGTTTAAGAGAAACTGTTCTGGAGATTCAAAATGGCTTATTTACTGAAATGAGTGGTATACTATGCTTATTTGCTTAGTTCCCATTGTAATTGCTTTGGACCCTGGATTGTACCCAATCATGTTATGCTGACTGATAAATTGTAGTAAGTTGAGTTTGAGGTATACTGCCTAATGAACCTGGTAGAGGGAGCTCTACATCCTGGTTCTCACTCGGAACATTATGGGTGGTATACTGGAAATTAAAATTCCTTGTCTTGGACCTTTTCACTTAAAGAATGGATGCCCATTCTGTCTTCTTCTCTGAACTTCTAAAGCCATTTTGTGATCTTGGAATGAAGATTCAACTCCGGGGAATGATGCCAAAGGAGATTTGGAGACTAAATCTCTTGTTTCagctttgtttttatttttctaaaattttattgaGCTATGTGGTTCATCATTTCAACTTGAGAAGACAATGCTAAAAAAGATAGAATTTGGAACTACATCACTTGTTTTAAGcttcatttcttttttttcaatTTCCTTTGGTTCATCTTTTTTAACTTGTTGTTTCCTTTTACTGATCCTGAAGTATCTGATGTTATATTTGGAGGCTCAAGATTTCATAAATTGAATAATTTTTTCGTATTCATATTTACCCATCTTATGGATTATTCCTTAAATAAATGTTCAAAAATTTATTTAGTTTTttgatacttcaatctagaccatGAAATTATGTGAAACTTGTGCCTGGATCTTGACATTGCTCTACTTTTTGATTAGATGTTATTCattttagtgatttaaaaaggcgctcgggcgcttgcctaggcactcgggcgaggcgaggcgaggcttgaGCGCTTCTCTAATctcccaggcgacgcgcttcaaacaggcgccgcttgggcgctcgcccgagcccaggcgctgggcactttgggcgagcgcctgggttaaccaaggcgaccgaaccaggattttaggtctggttctgtctatgatggttagttggttcaatcgaaccaactaaaactcatataagtgacaaccgaaccctaaccctcaccgctgccgatcccgatcccaCAGCTCGTCGctatcgctgctcgcaaacgctgccgttgttgccgctcgcgcctcccgctgctcgctgctcctgctcccgctcctcgccgctgtcgccgctccctctcccgctcttgctcccgctgtcgctgctcgcaaacgctgctcgcaaacgctgccgctgtcgctgctcgcgcctcccgctgctcaccgctccagctcccgctgctcgccgctgccgcttcctcttttctcagtcagcaagcTCAACACtcctttacacttccttttaacagtatacgtatactgtatactgttaatattattaagtttatttgaaatgattaatttttaatactgttaatagattaataatatattattttgattttaatactgttaatttttatttatttgaaactttttgttaatgtgacattgtgattttgtatcttagattttcttaatttaatagcatatttttatttaaaattttaaataattatatttattaattatattatatatttttatattttagcgcctcgcttcgctcgggcaagcACCTAGCACCTCgggtgtttttggaccttggcgcctagcgctttttaaatcactgattcatTTTGATCTTAGTGCTTATATCTAAGCCACTGTTCTCATTTATGTAATCTCTAGTCATTGATTTTTGGGGTTTATCTCTAGGTTTTGAATTCATGGAACTGTAATGAAATCTGCTACAATTTAAAGTTCAAATGATTCTAAATTTCATCAATGAAGTCATTATATTTATTATGTCAGACTTTAGGTGAAATATGTTTTTTTCAGCTTAAGATGCATTGAAATATCGAGATATTTGTTTTGTAAAATGCATAGTTTATCCCAAAATGATTTGAAGTTTGTTTCTGATTTGCAGATCTGCAAGAATTTTTTTCCTGATTAACATATAGTTAATCACCAATGCTTTTGCAGGTTCCTGTATATAACAAACCATATTTCACTATTCCTGGAAATTTGGGAATTGTGCAGCATGAAATCTTAAATAATAGAAGATATGTCTTGACGAAGGTATTATTAGGTTCTATTCCACTTGTATCCTTTATGTTCTCTCTTTGAATGATTTTGGGTGGTTCCAATATCTAGCACTAATTGGTAGTTTCATGGTTTTTTTAGTTGTTAATGACTTTAACATCCCTTTTTAACAGGACACCGCAGGTTCTGTTAAGCTGTGGGAGATTACCAAGGGAGTTGTCATTGAGGATCATGGAAAGGTATCTTTGTAGCATTGAACAATGTCCCAATAAAAGCTGAAGTGTCATAACAGCTCATTCAACTTGATGACATTGGGTGCTAATGATATCTTATTCATACAATCATACACCTTACGATCATACAATTCCTTAACAGATTATCTCGATTAACTTAAGAAAATATGACCTCTCTTGTAGGTGTAACTTATGACTCCGTAATTCACTTGCAGGTTTCAtttgagaagaagaaagaagagctgTTTGAAATGGTACATATCAAGCAGTGCCAATATTGCTAGTATTCCTTTTTAACAAAATTATCTATTTCTACTACATATTtggaattttttttcatttatccaGGTGAGCATACCTGCATGGTTTACAGCAGATACTCGGCTTGGTTGTTTATCTATCCATTTGGATAGTCCTCAATGTTTCTCCGCTGAGATGTATGCTGTTGACATGAATATACCAGGAGCACAAGATGATGTCaaggtaaataattttttttaaaaacaaatCCTACTCGGTTGACTTCTATGACTTGAAATCTTAAAAGCAAACATGTCATCAatattcaatattttttattttttattaaaaataggaTGACTGTTTGTCTGCCTGGAGAAAAACATATAATCTGGGTGGACTAACATAGGTGATTGTAAAGTATCTGTTACAAAACGATGCAGATTAATCTAGCTCAGGAGACACTTCGTGGCTTGTTGGCCCATTGGATGGCCAAAAGAAGCCAGAGGAAGGGATCACCAATTTCATCTAATGGTGATGTTGCAACTGAGAAGGATGTTTCCATTCGAAATCTTTCTCATTCAAAACTTGAGGTGGATGATGGAGCTGAAAACAGTAAATCTGGCATGCTTCCTTCGTTTGAGTTTTCCACAGTTTCGCCTCCATCAATAATTACAGAAGGTTCACATGGAGGTCCTTGGAGAAAAAAGATTACAGATTTAGATGGTACAGAAGATGAGAAAGATCTTCCTTGGTGGTGTATTAATTGTGTTCTAAATGGACAGTTACCTCAAAGAGAAAATACAAAGTAAAATGTTGCTTTCTTGCATATCTGTTCTTTTCCTTTAAGTTGCAAGCAATAAAAGTCTTTCGATGTATGTTTTGGAGCAtttaagttatttattttttatgcttaATTTAGTTTCCAAGGAACCTGAACTTGTGAAACAAATTGTCATCTTTAGGAAACTTTATGGAATAGAAAGAAAAGACAAGATTGTTGTTTCAAcccattcttttattttttttttcttattttatgatCCTTTTTGTCATGCAAGTAGGTATCACTTTATGGAATAAAAAAAGACAAGTTTGTTGTTTCAACTGATTCTTCTATTTTGTCTTATTTTATGATCTTTTTTCTCGTGCAAATAAGTACCAATTTTTTCTTCGAATTATGTGCATTCTGAGTTTACATTGATTAAACAAGAAAATAATGTGCCACAGTATTCAGTGCATACCTGCACCCATTATATGGTATTTTAAGATATATAATCTTGCACACTACTACTAAATAGATTGTTGATCCCATTGCAAGGGAAAGTTACATCACAGAATGAAAAAAGAGAATTTTTAAGCCTTAATGCTCTAGTTACATTTTCAACATcatgattaatatagttaatagGATTATGGACTTTAGGTGTTGCTCAACTTCATGATTTTTTAGACTTTAATGGACTTTAGGTGTTGCTCAATCCCTCGTTTCTTGTGATTACAATTTAAGGAAGTGTGTTAATAGGATCTATTTAGTTACATCCAAATGGGAATATTGGGTTAATTCTTCAATTAGAAATGCTCCTTCTTGATGTCCTAATATGTAGAATGAGATAGAAAAATTAATATGGACTCTAGTATGAAGTCAGGCCTGGAAGTATAACTACTATAACTAAGCTTAAAAGATGCAAATTTAAGGTATCACTCAATAATTAGTTAAGCCATAAGTTCATAATGCACGTCTTATTGTGGAGGAGGGGTAACAGCTGTGGAGGGTGATGTTAAGTTTGATAATTTGGTGACTAAGGTGTCCCTGATGTTTCAAAAGGTAGCAGTATGTCATTTTTCAAGGGAGATGGACTTGCTGGAAGAGGTCAGTCTAGAGCCGGTATATGTCTCCAAGAAGGAAGGATCCAAGATGAGGAGAGTGGTGTAGGGAAGTTTCACATCCAAAGCCTATTTCCTTAAGCCTAAAAAAATACAAAGAAATGGAATGATAATGGTGATCCATCGGTCATTAGAAGTACTGTGGCAGAGTGCCAGGAGGTTCTTAGCGAATGAATCACAACCAATTTATGAATATCCTCATTTGAAATTATTGAGGTGCCCATTAAAAAGGGGACAAAAAGAAACACTCTACGATTGTTCATTCATGATTGGTTGTCCATTTGTCATTTTTATTAACCTCTGTTAGTTGTAAGGAAAATTTTGGAGTTATTTATGTCAAGGTTTAACTTACCGATCCAAGCCGGTATGCCAGTCGATTGGCGACATGACACGTGGTGCTCCATACCAGTGTACCAactaccaacacatggtatgttGGTGTGTACCGATGTTTGGATAAGGAAGAAAAATAGATCGAAAAGGAAGGTCCGGTGGAGGAACAAAGgaggaaaaaggagaaagaaggaaaaagagaaagaacaaagaaaaggaggagaagtgcAACGATACTTGGGAAGCAGCAGCAGCGTCGAAGGGAAGCAGTAGCATCACAGCGGCGAAGAGGTGGTGCTGCTGCAGCATCGCAACAGCAAAGCGGTGAAGTGGTATTGCAGTAGCGAAGCAGTGAAGAGGCAGTGCTGCTGCAACATCGCAGCGGCGAAGCGATGAAGACGCAGCGTCGCTGCAGCATCGCAGTGGCAAATCAGTGAAGAGGTAGCGTCGCTGCAGCAGCAAAGTGGCAAAAAGAGGCAGCACCGCTGCAGCATCACAGCAGCGAAGAGGCGGTGCCACGGCTTCGTACGCAAGAAGAGCCCTAATATgctttttttttaatgctaaaaTGGACTGGGgtccatcattttttattttttttattattttaatgtagATTGCCCGAAACGGGGTGGTCTGTATATCGGTCCATGCCCGGACcagtaataaaattttatgtgCATATTTTCATGATTGACTACATTGCTTCTATAGTGATTAGCTTCATCTCTTTAATTcataaatttctcaaattcttgattttttttgctttgtttTAAATAGTTTTTATTTTACATTTAATTTGCAACAGATTCTACCTGTGACAGATCTCCCTAACAATAAGTCATGTCTTGATCTTTTCCATATATCCACCACCTCCTTGATAATTGGACACATTAGGAATATCTATTTGCTTGTTTTTCTTTATAATAAATTCTTCCATACATTAGGAATGCTAATCTTCTGCTCCATATAAATCTTACAGTTACTCCCGATACATCCTAGGTTTGGGGTGGAAGCATAGTATGCATATTATGAACAATACAACATTTGTTGACACATTGGCAGTTAATGTGGTTTATTTATTATTGATGATACCTATGTGACAAATGTTAGAAGTTTTTGCTGCTACTCTTATATTGTTAAACCTAAATATGTTGTTGCAACTTTGATCTTCTTAGGAGCTGACAAGATTATTCTAAGTTGTAGAAATTTCTTGTGATTGTTTCTCTCTGGAAGCAGTTTAAAGCTAAGTCACTTTTCAAAAATTGCTTATCCAACTTGGGCTTTTGCTTAATATTACTGGAGTTTATTTTactaattaatgttagtggtgtTACTATGTACCTAATAGTTGAGATTGTATTCATATCTTTGTTGCTGTGATGTGGAATTTCTTTGGTTATGTTGATAAGTTGTGACATCAATATTACTTTGTTCTTTACTGTAGATGTAGCTTCTTTTTGCTACCTTGTGAAGGTTCAACTGTGCCAGTCATCACACAGGGGAAATTgagtgcaccaaggatattgaggatgaacaaaGTAAGAATCAGTTATTTTTTCTTGATAGGTGACCATCATATTTTGTTCTAGCTTTTCATATGTTAGGTTATTGTAATAAAAATGTGGATTAATAGACATAACAAGACAAATAGTCACTAGTTTAttgatctttttttcttattttttatcaaGCAAACAATTGATCTAATGGGAATAGATTGGAGAAGTGTTAATTGTACCATATTAAATGTAGGGTCTTGGTTCTTCACAAAATTAATGTTACTGTTTAGTGCGTATAGAAGTTAACCTGTGTTGCATTATGATCGCTTCTTTTTAACATTTATTTATAACATCAAGGTAAATAAAAACAGTAATATTTGTTTATCATCTAATCAAGTTACAATTTTTGATGAGTCAGTGCCAGATGAATAACTTGTGATGTAGCTGTTTTACCTGAAGTCATAATGTTTTAGTGGAAAACTAACTTCAAATATAAAGAAGCATGACTTGGTCTATGTCAAGCTATAATCTTCTCACTTTCTATCTCTTCTTGGCTAGTTTGCCAAGATACAATCAATTAGTTAACATATCCAAAATTTCTTATTTTGGTCTTCATATGTTTGTTTCATCCTCTTGTATTGCAGGTGATTAATTATGTTATGGAGAAGATGGTTCTTGACAAACCATTGGATGGTGGAAGCTCTGATGCCACAATTGTTTTAGGAGTCAGCATGACAAAGACACAAGTTCCATCAAGTGGAGTAAAACAGAGCATGAAGTCATGGCCAAAGCTAATGCCATCTATTGACATCTTGTGTAATAACCAGGCAAGTGCAGCAAAGCTTTCTATgatgaaatttttggttttcattAATTTTTGTACTAGGAGTGAGGCTTATTGGACCTGCAACATGACATGTTGACTTTTACTAATGCTTTTTTCTACATAAAATTGAGTCTCACAGATGCTGTCAACAAAAACATGCATTTACTTTCTTCTTAATATATTTCCATGATCTCTAATATCCTCAGTTTATTCAATTTTTATTATGCAAGTCTGCTACATATGTTTTGACTAAATTTTTGTTCTTGTTTACTTTGTTTAAAATTCTGCTGAGTCGCTGACTCACAAATTGACAGTGCAAAGGCAATCATGTATCTCTAATATCCTCAGTTTACACACCACGGTCATTCATGGAACCTTCAGTTTAGATTTAGCATCTGTAGCTTTGTACTGCTATGGTGATATGTCAACGTACCCATTAAGGACCTTGGAAGTGTAGGACAAACTATATCTGAAAGTGGTTTGCTGGAATGTTATTACAATTGGTAG
Coding sequences within:
- the LOC103982871 gene encoding uncharacterized protein LOC103982871 isoform X1; its protein translation is MHRVTSSNNTSGSTRHRKEKRLTYVLNDVDDKRHCAGINCLSVLKSAPPNGCDYLFTGSRDGTIKRWALNNTEASYSATFESHVDWVNDAVLAGNTLVSCSSDATVKMWNSLSDGACTRTLRQHSDYVTCLAAAEKNSNIVASGGLGGEVFIWDVDAALSPIAKPVDTTEDKISNGNDGHPLSSLCCSNADNNMSIHNSQSHGYSPIPAKGHKESVYALAMNDSGTLLVSGGTEKVVRVWDPRTGSKKMKLKGHTDNIRALLLDSTGRLCLSGSSDSMIRLWDLGQQRCVHCYAVHTDSVWALASTPTFTHVYSGGRDLSLYLTDLSTRESILLCTKEDPILQMALQDDSIWIATTNSSVDRFPAEVHNPQKIFQRGGSFIAGNLSFTRARASLEGSAPVPVYNKPYFTIPGNLGIVQHEILNNRRYVLTKDTAGSVKLWEITKGVVIEDHGKVSFEKKKEELFEMVSIPAWFTADTRLGCLSIHLDSPQCFSAEMYAVDMNIPGAQDDVKINLAQETLRGLLAHWMAKRSQRKGSPISSNGDVATEKDVSIRNLSHSKLEVDDGAENSKSGMLPSFEFSTVSPPSIITEGSHGGPWRKKITDLDGTEDEKDLPWWCINCVLNGQLPQRENTKCSFFLLPCEGSTVPVITQGKLSAPRILRMNKVINYVMEKMVLDKPLDGGSSDATIVLGVSMTKTQVPSSGVKQSMKSWPKLMPSIDILCNNQVVSPEMSLATVRTYIWKKPEDLILNYKVVQTG
- the LOC103982871 gene encoding uncharacterized protein LOC103982871 isoform X2 yields the protein MHRVTSSNNTSGSTRHRKEKRLTYVLNDVDDKRHCAGINCLSVLKSAPPNGCDYLFTGSRDGTIKRWALNNTEASYSATFESHVDWVNDAVLAGNTLVSCSSDATMWNSLSDGACTRTLRQHSDYVTCLAAAEKNSNIVASGGLGGEVFIWDVDAALSPIAKPVDTTEDKISNGNDGHPLSSLCCSNADNNMSIHNSQSHGYSPIPAKGHKESVYALAMNDSGTLLVSGGTEKVVRVWDPRTGSKKMKLKGHTDNIRALLLDSTGRLCLSGSSDSMIRLWDLGQQRCVHCYAVHTDSVWALASTPTFTHVYSGGRDLSLYLTDLSTRESILLCTKEDPILQMALQDDSIWIATTNSSVDRFPAEVHNPQKIFQRGGSFIAGNLSFTRARASLEGSAPVPVYNKPYFTIPGNLGIVQHEILNNRRYVLTKDTAGSVKLWEITKGVVIEDHGKVSFEKKKEELFEMVSIPAWFTADTRLGCLSIHLDSPQCFSAEMYAVDMNIPGAQDDVKINLAQETLRGLLAHWMAKRSQRKGSPISSNGDVATEKDVSIRNLSHSKLEVDDGAENSKSGMLPSFEFSTVSPPSIITEGSHGGPWRKKITDLDGTEDEKDLPWWCINCVLNGQLPQRENTKCSFFLLPCEGSTVPVITQGKLSAPRILRMNKVINYVMEKMVLDKPLDGGSSDATIVLGVSMTKTQVPSSGVKQSMKSWPKLMPSIDILCNNQVVSPEMSLATVRTYIWKKPEDLILNYKVVQTG
- the LOC103982871 gene encoding uncharacterized protein LOC103982871 isoform X3; this encodes MHRVTSSNNTSGSTRHRKEKRLTYVLNDHCAGINCLSVLKSAPPNGCDYLFTGSRDGTIKRWALNNTEASYSATFESHVDWVNDAVLAGNTLVSCSSDATVKMWNSLSDGACTRTLRQHSDYVTCLAAAEKNSNIVASGGLGGEVFIWDVDAALSPIAKPVDTTEDKISNGNDGHPLSSLCCSNADNNMSIHNSQSHGYSPIPAKGHKESVYALAMNDSGTLLVSGGTEKVVRVWDPRTGSKKMKLKGHTDNIRALLLDSTGRLCLSGSSDSMIRLWDLGQQRCVHCYAVHTDSVWALASTPTFTHVYSGGRDLSLYLTDLSTRESILLCTKEDPILQMALQDDSIWIATTNSSVDRFPAEVHNPQKIFQRGGSFIAGNLSFTRARASLEGSAPVPVYNKPYFTIPGNLGIVQHEILNNRRYVLTKDTAGSVKLWEITKGVVIEDHGKVSFEKKKEELFEMVSIPAWFTADTRLGCLSIHLDSPQCFSAEMYAVDMNIPGAQDDVKINLAQETLRGLLAHWMAKRSQRKGSPISSNGDVATEKDVSIRNLSHSKLEVDDGAENSKSGMLPSFEFSTVSPPSIITEGSHGGPWRKKITDLDGTEDEKDLPWWCINCVLNGQLPQRENTKCSFFLLPCEGSTVPVITQGKLSAPRILRMNKVINYVMEKMVLDKPLDGGSSDATIVLGVSMTKTQVPSSGVKQSMKSWPKLMPSIDILCNNQVVSPEMSLATVRTYIWKKPEDLILNYKVVQTG